A section of the Pseudomonas prosekii genome encodes:
- a CDS encoding SCP2 sterol-binding domain-containing protein has protein sequence MTSVADAVQAMKAKFNPDAAAGLDLVFGFRIDDSKNFSLIVKDKTCELQEGENPDAQVTLVMDGETLQGIVDGTTDGMQAFMGGKLRAEGDMMLAMKLSELFPS, from the coding sequence ATGACCTCCGTAGCCGACGCCGTACAAGCAATGAAAGCCAAGTTCAACCCAGATGCCGCCGCCGGCCTGGACCTGGTATTCGGTTTCCGCATCGACGACAGCAAAAACTTCTCGTTGATCGTCAAGGACAAAACCTGCGAACTGCAAGAAGGCGAAAACCCGGACGCGCAGGTCACTCTGGTGATGGACGGCGAAACCCTGCAGGGCATCGTCGACGGCACGACCGACGGCATGCAAGCGTTCATGGGCGGCAAACTGCGCGCTGAAGGCGACATGATGCTGGCGATGAAACTGTCCGAACTGTTCCCTTCGTAA
- a CDS encoding histidine phosphatase family protein has protein sequence MGSIYLIRHGQASFGADDYDVLSPTGVRQAEVLGQHLAGLGISFDRCLAGDLRRQQHTATSALEQFAAVGMPTPILETDSAFNEFDADAVIRALLPAMLDDEPEALEILRNAAQNRAEFQRIFALIVERWLAGTYDTPGLESWLGFVERVQAGLQRILDQADNTQKIAVFTSGGTITALLHLITQMPAKQAFELNWQIVNTSLNQLKFRGREVALASFNSHAHLQLLKAPELITFR, from the coding sequence GTGGGCAGCATCTATTTGATTCGACATGGCCAGGCCTCCTTTGGTGCAGACGACTATGACGTCCTGTCGCCGACCGGTGTGCGCCAGGCAGAAGTCCTCGGCCAGCACCTCGCCGGGCTGGGCATCAGCTTCGATCGCTGCCTCGCCGGTGACTTGCGTCGCCAGCAGCACACCGCCACCAGTGCGCTGGAACAATTCGCTGCGGTCGGCATGCCCACGCCAATCCTGGAAACCGACTCCGCGTTCAACGAATTTGATGCCGACGCGGTGATCCGCGCCCTGCTCCCGGCAATGCTCGACGACGAACCTGAGGCGCTGGAGATCCTGCGCAACGCCGCGCAGAACCGCGCCGAGTTTCAGCGCATTTTCGCCCTGATCGTCGAGCGCTGGCTGGCCGGCACCTACGACACGCCGGGGCTGGAAAGCTGGCTGGGTTTTGTCGAGCGGGTCCAGGCAGGCTTGCAGCGGATTCTCGACCAGGCCGACAACACGCAGAAAATCGCCGTGTTTACTTCCGGCGGCACCATCACTGCCCTGCTCCACCTGATTACGCAAATGCCGGCAAAACAAGCTTTTGAACTCAACTGGCAAATCGTCAACACCTCGCTCAACCAACTGAAGTTTCGTGGTCGCGAGGTGGCTCTGGCTTCCTTCAACAGTCATGCGCACCTGCAATTGTTGAAGGCCCCGGAACTCATCACATTTCGCTGA
- the sohB gene encoding protease SohB has protein sequence MEFFAEYASFLAKTVTLVVAILVVMASFAALRSKGRRKSAGQLQVSKLNDFYKGLRERLEQTLLDKDQLKALRKSQAKTEKKQKKKPEPKGRVFVLDFDGDIKASATESLRHEITALLTLATPQDEVVLRLESGGGMVHSYGLASSQLVRIRQAGVPLTVCIDKVAASGGYMMACIGEKIISAPFAILGSIGVVAQLPNVNRLLKKHDIDFEVLTAGEYKRTLTVFGENTEKGREKFQEDLDITHELFKNFVSRYRPQLAIDEVATGEIWLGVAALGRQLVDELKTSDEYLAERAKSAELYHLHYAERKSLQERIGMAASGSVDRLLLSWWSRLTQQRFW, from the coding sequence GTGGAGTTTTTCGCCGAGTACGCCAGTTTCCTGGCCAAGACCGTGACGCTGGTGGTCGCCATTCTCGTGGTCATGGCCAGTTTCGCGGCGCTGCGCAGTAAAGGTCGGCGCAAGTCGGCCGGGCAGTTGCAGGTCAGCAAACTCAATGATTTCTACAAAGGCCTGCGCGAACGCCTGGAGCAGACGCTGCTCGACAAGGATCAGCTCAAGGCGCTGCGCAAATCTCAGGCTAAAACCGAGAAAAAACAGAAAAAGAAACCCGAGCCGAAGGGCCGGGTTTTTGTGCTGGATTTTGACGGCGACATCAAGGCTTCCGCGACCGAGAGCCTGCGCCACGAGATCACCGCGCTGCTGACCCTCGCCACACCTCAGGACGAAGTGGTGTTGCGCCTCGAAAGCGGCGGCGGCATGGTTCACAGCTACGGCTTGGCCTCCTCGCAACTGGTGCGGATCCGTCAGGCCGGCGTGCCGTTGACCGTGTGCATCGACAAGGTCGCGGCCAGCGGCGGCTACATGATGGCCTGCATCGGCGAGAAAATTATCAGTGCGCCGTTCGCCATTCTCGGCTCGATCGGCGTGGTCGCGCAGTTGCCCAACGTCAATCGCTTGCTGAAAAAGCACGACATCGACTTTGAAGTGCTGACTGCCGGCGAATACAAACGCACGCTGACGGTGTTTGGCGAGAACACCGAGAAGGGCCGTGAGAAGTTCCAGGAAGACTTGGACATCACCCACGAACTGTTCAAGAACTTCGTTTCGCGGTATCGCCCGCAACTGGCTATCGATGAAGTGGCAACCGGCGAGATCTGGCTCGGCGTAGCGGCGCTGGGTCGGCAATTGGTCGATGAGCTGAAAACCAGCGACGAATACCTCGCCGAACGCGCCAAGAGCGCCGAGCTCTATCATCTGCACTACGCCGAACGCAAAAGTTTGCAGGAACGCATCGGCATGGCGGCCAGCGGTTCGGTGGATCGTCTGCTGCTGAGTTGGTGGAGTCGTCTGACCCAACAACGCTTCTGGTAA